The following are from one region of the Sandaracinus amylolyticus genome:
- the surE gene encoding 5'/3'-nucleotidase SurE: protein MSSVRPLILQSNDDGVYAPGLRLLRQALLEIADVITVAPLFEQSANSHSLTLARPLRHREVDGLHAIDGTPADCIYVALFEQRFLPRWPDLVVSGINHGYNLGTDTFYSGTVAAAREGALRGVPAIAFSQGQGGSMETSAKAAAELARRFLASPRDPKGPTPLLNVNFPAGRNEHAGVRATCLGRRLYDDVVVMRHDPRGHEYFWIGGPNARHEEVAGSDTEAVDAGFVSVTPLRLDATLPDHFGLAAFIAGEGELPPTEER, encoded by the coding sequence ATGAGCTCCGTGCGCCCGCTGATCCTGCAGTCGAACGACGACGGCGTGTACGCCCCCGGCCTGCGCCTCCTGCGCCAGGCGCTGCTCGAGATCGCCGACGTCATCACCGTCGCGCCGCTCTTCGAGCAGAGCGCGAACAGCCACTCGCTCACCCTCGCGCGCCCGCTGCGTCATCGCGAAGTCGACGGCCTGCACGCGATCGACGGCACGCCCGCGGACTGCATCTACGTCGCGCTCTTCGAGCAGCGATTCCTGCCGCGCTGGCCCGACCTCGTCGTGAGCGGGATCAACCACGGCTACAACCTCGGCACCGACACGTTCTACTCGGGCACCGTCGCCGCGGCGCGCGAGGGTGCGCTGCGCGGTGTGCCCGCGATCGCGTTCTCGCAAGGGCAGGGCGGCTCGATGGAGACGTCGGCGAAGGCGGCGGCCGAGCTGGCGCGTCGCTTCCTCGCCTCGCCGCGCGATCCCAAGGGCCCGACGCCGCTGCTCAACGTGAACTTCCCGGCGGGGCGCAACGAGCACGCGGGCGTGCGCGCGACGTGCCTCGGCCGGCGCCTCTACGACGACGTCGTCGTCATGCGCCACGATCCGCGCGGCCACGAGTACTTCTGGATCGGCGGCCCCAACGCGCGCCACGAAGAGGTCGCGGGCTCGGACACCGAGGCCGTCGACGCCGGCTTCGTCTCGGTGACGCCGCTGCGCCTCGATGCGACGCTCCCCGATCACTTCGGCCTCGCCGCGTTCATCGCGGGCGAGGGCGAGCTCCCGCCCACGGAGGAACGCTGA